In the Streptomyces fradiae ATCC 10745 = DSM 40063 genome, one interval contains:
- a CDS encoding ATP-binding protein → MIETLLVANRGEIACRVFRTCRDLGIRTVAVHSDPDAGALHVREADAAVRLPGAAPADTYLRGDLVVAAALAAGADAVHPGYGFLSESAAFAREVEAAGLTWVGPPPGAVEAMASKTRAKRLLGVEPLDPDALTEADLPVLVKAAAGGGGRGMRVVREMAALPGELAAARAEALAAFGDGEVFAEPYLERGRHVEVQLLADAHGTVWPLGTRDCSLQRRHQKVVEEAPAPGLPEALVEELYGTAVRAARAVGYRGAGTVEFLVGPDGTAHFLEMNTRLQVEHPVTEAVYGVDLVALQLRVAEGAALPPEPPAPRGHAVEARLYAEDPARSFAPQTGTLHALDVPGVRLDTGYAAGDAVGVHYDALLAKAVAHAPTRAEALRLLARALERARVHGPVTNRDLLVRSLRHPEFAEPGRADTGFYARHLDALTAPLPGGRYAAVAAALAEASARPGPGAWRNLPSRPRLRAYGDGAGAGGAGGGGAGVPEAGGHEVRYARVRGGYALPDDPDVRVVSATAREVRLEVGGVVRPYRVTVRPGSDTVHVDGPDGAHRFTRRPRFPDPAERTAPGSLLAPMPGTVVRVAEGLAAGARVEAGRPLLWLEAMKMEHQVTAPASGVLTALHAAPGDQVELGALLAVVDPAPAPDGPDGTGTPGGPGGPGGLEVPDDPGGAEAPDGSQAPAAP, encoded by the coding sequence GTGATCGAGACCCTGCTCGTCGCCAACCGCGGTGAGATCGCCTGCCGCGTCTTCCGCACCTGCCGCGACCTCGGCATCCGCACGGTCGCCGTGCACTCCGACCCGGACGCGGGCGCCCTGCACGTGCGGGAGGCCGACGCGGCCGTGCGGCTGCCGGGCGCGGCCCCCGCCGACACCTACCTGCGCGGCGACCTCGTCGTCGCCGCGGCCCTCGCGGCCGGCGCCGACGCCGTGCACCCCGGCTACGGGTTCCTCTCCGAGAGCGCCGCCTTCGCGCGCGAGGTCGAGGCGGCCGGGCTGACCTGGGTGGGCCCGCCGCCCGGGGCCGTCGAGGCGATGGCGTCCAAGACCCGCGCGAAACGGCTGCTGGGCGTCGAACCGCTCGACCCGGACGCGCTGACCGAGGCCGACCTGCCCGTGCTGGTCAAGGCCGCGGCCGGGGGCGGCGGCCGGGGCATGCGGGTCGTACGGGAGATGGCGGCGCTGCCGGGGGAGCTGGCCGCCGCGCGGGCCGAGGCCCTGGCGGCGTTCGGCGACGGCGAGGTCTTCGCCGAGCCGTACCTGGAGCGCGGACGCCATGTGGAGGTGCAGCTCCTGGCCGACGCGCACGGCACGGTGTGGCCGCTCGGCACCCGCGACTGCTCCCTCCAGCGCCGCCACCAGAAGGTCGTCGAGGAGGCCCCCGCGCCGGGCCTGCCCGAGGCGCTGGTCGAGGAGCTGTACGGCACGGCCGTGCGCGCCGCCCGCGCCGTCGGCTACCGGGGCGCGGGCACCGTCGAGTTCCTCGTCGGCCCGGACGGCACCGCGCACTTCCTGGAGATGAACACCCGGCTCCAGGTCGAGCACCCCGTCACCGAGGCCGTGTACGGCGTCGACCTGGTGGCCCTCCAGCTGCGCGTCGCGGAGGGCGCCGCCCTGCCGCCCGAGCCGCCCGCGCCGCGCGGCCACGCCGTGGAGGCCCGGCTGTACGCGGAGGACCCGGCGCGGTCCTTCGCCCCGCAGACCGGCACGCTGCACGCGCTGGACGTACCGGGCGTGCGCCTCGACACCGGGTACGCGGCGGGCGACGCCGTGGGCGTCCACTACGACGCGCTGCTCGCCAAGGCCGTCGCCCACGCGCCGACCCGCGCGGAGGCGCTGCGCCTGCTGGCCCGCGCGCTGGAGCGGGCCCGCGTGCACGGGCCGGTCACCAACCGGGACCTGCTCGTGCGCTCCCTGCGGCACCCGGAGTTCGCGGAGCCGGGCCGCGCCGACACCGGCTTCTACGCCCGGCACCTCGACGCCCTGACGGCCCCGCTCCCCGGCGGCCGGTACGCGGCCGTGGCCGCCGCCCTCGCGGAGGCGTCCGCCCGTCCGGGGCCCGGCGCGTGGCGGAACCTGCCCTCCCGGCCCCGGCTGCGCGCGTACGGCGACGGGGCGGGGGCCGGCGGGGCGGGGGGCGGCGGGGCGGGGGTCCCTGAGGCGGGCGGCCACGAGGTGCGGTACGCCCGCGTCCGGGGCGGCTACGCCCTGCCGGACGACCCGGACGTGCGGGTCGTGTCGGCCACCGCGCGGGAGGTGCGGCTGGAGGTGGGCGGCGTCGTCCGCCCGTACCGCGTGACCGTGCGCCCCGGCTCGGACACCGTCCACGTGGACGGCCCGGACGGCGCCCACCGGTTCACGCGCCGCCCGCGCTTCCCCGACCCGGCCGAGCGGACCGCGCCCGGCTCGCTCCTGGCGCCCATGCCGGGCACCGTCGTCCGGGTCGCGGAGGGCCTGGCGGCGGGCGCCCGCGTCGAGGCGGGCCGGCCGCTGCTGTGGCTGGAGGCGATGAAGATGGAGCACCAGGTCACGGCGCCCGCCTCCGGTGTCCTCACCGCGCTGCACGCGGCGCCGGGCGACCAGGTCGAGCTCGGCGCGCTGCTGGCCGTGGTGGACCCGGCGCCCGCACCGGACGGGCCGGACGGGACCGGCACTCCGGGCGGCCCCGGTGGCCCGGGTGGCCTGGAAGTCCCGGACGACCCGGGCGGCGCGGAGGCCCCGGACGGCTCCCAGGCACCGGCTGCTCCCTGA
- a CDS encoding acyl-CoA dehydrogenase family protein has translation MTPVTGTSGTTPPAPSPTPFETAEQRALRTAVAALGRRHAEGHDADPDVLWREAGKAGYLGVNLPEEYGGGGAGITELALVLEELGAQGCPLLLLIVSPAICGTVIARFGTGEQKRRWLPGLADGSRIMAFGITEPDAGSNSHRITTTARRAPGGDWVLSGRKVFVSGVDLAEDTMIVGRTEDARTGALKPCLFVVPRDTPGFGRTPIDMELRARERQFELVLDEVRLPADALVGDEDAGLLQLFAGLNPERVMTAAFALGMGRYAVGKAVRYARERQVWKAPIGAHQAIAHPLAQAHIELELARLMTLKAALLCDAGDDEGAGEAANMAKYAAAEACVRAVDQAVHTLGGNGLTREYGLGRLVTASRVARIAPVSREMILNYVSHQSLGLPRSY, from the coding sequence ATGACCCCCGTCACCGGCACCAGCGGCACCACACCCCCCGCCCCCTCCCCCACCCCCTTCGAGACCGCCGAGCAGCGGGCGCTGCGCACCGCCGTCGCCGCCCTGGGGCGCCGCCACGCCGAGGGCCACGACGCCGACCCCGACGTGCTGTGGCGGGAGGCCGGCAAGGCCGGGTACCTCGGGGTGAACCTGCCCGAGGAGTACGGCGGCGGGGGCGCCGGGATCACCGAACTGGCCCTGGTACTGGAGGAGCTGGGCGCGCAGGGCTGCCCGCTGCTGCTGCTGATCGTGTCCCCGGCGATCTGCGGCACGGTCATCGCCCGGTTCGGCACCGGGGAGCAGAAGCGGCGGTGGCTGCCGGGGCTCGCGGACGGCAGCCGGATCATGGCGTTCGGCATCACCGAGCCGGACGCGGGCTCCAACTCGCACCGCATCACCACCACCGCGCGCCGCGCGCCCGGCGGCGACTGGGTCCTGTCGGGCCGCAAGGTGTTCGTCTCCGGCGTGGACCTGGCCGAGGACACGATGATCGTCGGCCGTACCGAGGACGCGCGGACCGGCGCCCTCAAGCCGTGCCTGTTCGTCGTGCCGCGCGACACGCCGGGCTTCGGGCGGACCCCCATCGACATGGAACTGCGGGCCCGCGAGCGCCAGTTCGAGCTGGTCCTGGACGAGGTGCGGCTGCCGGCCGACGCGCTGGTCGGCGACGAGGACGCGGGGCTGCTCCAGCTCTTCGCGGGGCTCAACCCGGAGCGGGTGATGACGGCGGCGTTCGCCCTGGGCATGGGCCGGTACGCGGTCGGCAAGGCCGTGCGGTACGCGCGGGAGCGGCAGGTGTGGAAGGCGCCCATCGGCGCCCACCAGGCCATCGCGCACCCGCTGGCGCAGGCGCACATCGAGCTGGAGCTGGCCCGGCTGATGACGCTGAAGGCGGCCCTGCTGTGCGACGCGGGCGACGACGAGGGCGCGGGCGAGGCCGCGAACATGGCCAAGTACGCGGCGGCGGAGGCGTGCGTACGGGCGGTGGACCAGGCCGTGCACACGCTCGGCGGCAACGGGCTCACGCGCGAGTACGGGCTGGGCAGGCTCGTCACCGCCTCCCGCGTGGCCCGCATAGCGCCGGTGAGCCGGGAAATGATCCTCAACTACGTCTCGCACCAGTCCCTGGGACTGCCCAGGTCCTACTGA
- a CDS encoding enoyl-CoA hydratase family protein, producing the protein MSLVTTAHDRAVATLTLNAPDTRNALSAALVAELADALDRCAKDPAVRAVVLAHTGATFSAGADLKAPPSPYAFVALLRRIVELPKPVVARVAGRVRAGGVGLVSACDLVVASEDADFALTEVRIGVAPALVSLTLLPRLDPRSAARYYLTGERFGAADAARMGLVTATAPDVDEALTPLLDALRKGSPQGLAAAKRLVAARVLETFERDAEELVQRAATLFASAEAREGMTAFLERRDPAWAI; encoded by the coding sequence ATGTCCCTGGTCACCACCGCCCACGACCGCGCCGTCGCGACCCTCACCCTGAACGCCCCGGACACCCGCAACGCCCTCTCCGCCGCCCTGGTCGCGGAGCTGGCGGACGCGCTCGACCGGTGCGCGAAGGACCCGGCGGTACGGGCGGTGGTGCTGGCCCACACCGGTGCCACGTTCAGCGCGGGCGCCGACCTGAAGGCGCCGCCGAGCCCGTACGCGTTCGTGGCGCTGCTGCGGCGGATCGTGGAGCTGCCCAAGCCGGTCGTCGCACGGGTCGCGGGGCGGGTGCGGGCCGGCGGGGTGGGGCTGGTGTCGGCGTGCGACCTGGTGGTGGCGTCCGAGGACGCGGACTTCGCGCTGACGGAGGTGCGGATCGGGGTGGCGCCCGCGCTGGTGTCGCTGACGCTGCTGCCGCGCCTCGACCCGCGGTCGGCGGCCCGGTACTACCTGACGGGCGAGCGCTTCGGCGCGGCCGATGCGGCGCGGATGGGCCTGGTGACGGCGACCGCCCCGGACGTCGACGAGGCGCTCACACCGCTGCTCGACGCCCTGCGGAAGGGGTCGCCGCAGGGGCTGGCGGCGGCGAAACGGCTGGTGGCGGCTAGGGTGCTGGAGACCTTCGAGCGCGACGCGGAGGAACTGGTGCAGCGCGCGGCGACGCTCTTCGCCTCGGCGGAGGCGCGCGAGGGGATGACGGCCTTCCTGGAACGACGGGACCCCGCATGGGCGATCTGA
- a CDS encoding TetR/AcrR family transcriptional regulator gives MGDLTPRTGDTPPKQDRSRATRRRLLEAAVACLAERGWSGSTVSVVAEAAGVSRGAAQHHFRTREELFLAAVEYVAEERSQALRALGGRSRAEVVEALVALYTGPLFRAALHLWVAASDEPQLRPRVTELEARVGREAHRMAVELLGADEAEPGVRETVQGLLDMARGLGLATLLTDDAARRQRVVAQWSRLLDEALG, from the coding sequence ATGGGCGATCTGACACCCCGCACGGGCGACACGCCCCCGAAGCAGGACCGCAGCCGCGCGACCCGGCGGCGGCTGCTCGAAGCCGCCGTGGCGTGCCTGGCGGAGCGCGGCTGGTCGGGCTCCACCGTGTCCGTCGTCGCCGAGGCGGCCGGGGTGTCGCGGGGGGCGGCGCAGCACCACTTCCGTACGCGGGAGGAGCTGTTCCTCGCGGCGGTCGAGTACGTGGCGGAGGAGCGGTCGCAGGCGCTGCGGGCGCTGGGCGGCAGGAGCCGGGCGGAGGTGGTGGAGGCGCTGGTCGCCCTCTACACGGGGCCGCTGTTCCGGGCCGCCCTGCACCTGTGGGTCGCCGCGTCCGACGAGCCGCAGCTGCGCCCGCGCGTGACGGAGCTGGAGGCGCGGGTGGGCCGGGAGGCCCACCGGATGGCGGTGGAGCTGCTGGGCGCCGACGAGGCGGAGCCGGGGGTGCGGGAGACGGTGCAGGGCCTGCTGGACATGGCCCGCGGGCTGGGCCTGGCGACCCTGCTGACCGACGACGCGGCCCGCCGGCAGCGGGTGGTCGCCCAGTGGTCCCGCCTCCTGGACGAGGCCCTGGGCTGA
- a CDS encoding EamA family transporter, whose translation MNHADARSADASAVALPETAAAHPTGPAAPRRGGAAGPVALVVGGALSVQFGAALAVLLIPRAGALGVVTLRLTLAALVLLLVCRPRVRGYSRSDWGTVVAFGAAMGGMNICIYQAIDRIPLGAAVTLEVLGPLALSVVASRRLLSLVWAGLALAGVVLLSGGGFDRLDPVGAGFALAAGALWATYIVFSARTGRRFPQADGLALAMAVGAVLSLPLGLAEAGTRLAVPSTLALGLAVALLSSVLPYTLELIALRRIPAGTFAVLMSLEPAVAALAGFLVLRQALSATDAAAIALVIAASIGAVRSRTRPAPGS comes from the coding sequence GTGAACCACGCCGACGCCCGTTCCGCAGACGCCTCGGCGGTCGCCCTCCCCGAGACGGCGGCGGCCCACCCGACCGGCCCGGCGGCCCCCCGACGCGGGGGCGCCGCCGGGCCGGTCGCCCTGGTCGTGGGCGGCGCGCTGTCGGTGCAGTTCGGCGCGGCCCTCGCGGTGCTGCTGATCCCCCGCGCGGGCGCCCTCGGCGTGGTGACCCTCCGGCTGACGCTGGCCGCGCTGGTCCTGCTGCTCGTGTGCCGCCCGCGCGTCCGCGGCTACAGCCGCTCCGACTGGGGCACGGTCGTGGCGTTCGGCGCCGCGATGGGCGGCATGAACATCTGCATCTACCAGGCCATCGACCGCATCCCGCTGGGCGCGGCCGTCACCCTGGAGGTCCTGGGCCCCCTCGCCCTGTCGGTCGTCGCGTCCCGGCGGCTGCTCAGCCTCGTGTGGGCGGGCCTGGCGCTGGCGGGCGTGGTGCTGCTGAGCGGCGGCGGGTTCGACCGGCTGGACCCGGTGGGCGCGGGCTTCGCGCTGGCGGCGGGCGCCCTGTGGGCGACGTACATCGTGTTCAGCGCCCGGACCGGGCGGCGCTTCCCGCAGGCCGACGGGCTGGCGCTGGCCATGGCGGTCGGCGCGGTGCTCAGCCTGCCGCTGGGCCTGGCGGAGGCCGGTACGAGACTGGCCGTGCCGTCGACGCTGGCGCTGGGCCTGGCGGTGGCGCTGCTGTCGTCGGTGCTGCCGTACACCCTGGAGCTGATCGCCCTGCGGCGCATCCCGGCGGGCACGTTCGCCGTGCTGATGAGCCTGGAACCGGCGGTGGCCGCCCTCGCCGGCTTCCTGGTCCTGCGGCAGGCCCTGTCGGCGACGGACGCCGCCGCCATCGCCCTGGTGATCGCCGCCAGCATCGGCGCGGTCCGCTCCCGCACCCGCCCCGCCCCCGGGAGCTGA
- a CDS encoding FAD-linked oxidase C-terminal domain-containing protein has product MGDTGGRSDARGGRPDGRRKGPDRHGERPGRREERSGGREEKPDGHAETPDGREEKPDGREEMPDGREEMPDGREEMPDGRGERAREHGAPRAAGPEGAGPRGAGRRSGPGRPGRRPGRDAPVPDAELARALGAAVRGEVDAGPGARALATMDASNYRRVPLAVVAPRDADDIAAALAVCREHGAPVVARGGGTSIGGQATGTGVVLDLTRHLRAVLDVDPAARTATVQPGVVLDRLREAVRPYGLTFGPDPSTHSRCTLGGMIGNNACGAHSVAWGTTADNVRELTVHTYRGAALRLGPDGRGAPDGVAELVRGHLAAIRTGFPPGLPRRISGYALDALLPERGADTARAFCGSEGTLGVVSEAVVRLVEEPAARALAVLGYADESAAAEAAPGLLPLGPLTVEGMAEDLVRDPAARARLPRGAAWLFVETGGASPAEAAAHARAVLRAADALDGAVVADPAGRRALWRVREDAAGTATRTPDGAEAWPGWEDCAVPPARLGPYLRDFRALLAAHGLRGTPYGHFGDGCVHARIDFRLDDPDGVRRFRRFSEELADLVVAHGGSLSGEHGDGMARAELLPRMYGDELVALFGRFKDLWDPDGAMNPGVLARPAPLDANLRFDVLPRTPVDVAFGYPDDGGDFGTAVRRCVGVAKCRAEGPAAGPDVMCPSYRATGEERHSTRGRARLLHEMLAGEVVTGGWRSPEVRDALDLCLSCKGCRSDCPVGVDMATYKAEFLHHHYAGRLRPAAHYAMGSLPALLRLASPAAPLLNAAARVRPLAALAKRAAGVAPERELPVLARRTFRAWASRRTAPEGAPRAYVWPDTFTDRFTPSVGRAAVTVLEAAGVPVALPPGRVCCGLTYVSTGRLDRARAVMRRTLDALDPVLARGLPLVVLEPSCAAALRTDLPELLPGDPRARAVAGSVRTFAQALEELAPDWSPPRLDRPAAGQTHCHQHAVLGDAAERRLRERAGLTGELSGGCCGLAGNFGFERGHYEVSVACAEDRLLPAVRAAARGTELLADGFSCRTQLAQLAGARARHLAEVLAEALPVAPAAPRPGAPPSDAAR; this is encoded by the coding sequence ATGGGTGACACCGGGGGTCGGAGCGACGCGCGCGGGGGCCGGCCGGACGGGCGCCGGAAGGGGCCCGACAGGCACGGGGAACGGCCGGGCCGGCGCGAGGAACGGTCCGGAGGGCGCGAGGAGAAGCCGGACGGGCACGCGGAGACGCCGGACGGGCGCGAGGAGAAGCCGGACGGGCGCGAGGAGATGCCGGACGGGCGCGAGGAGATGCCGGACGGGCGCGAGGAGATGCCGGACGGGCGCGGCGAGCGGGCCCGCGAGCACGGGGCACCGCGGGCCGCCGGGCCGGAAGGCGCGGGACCGCGGGGCGCCGGGCGCCGGAGCGGGCCCGGCAGGCCGGGGCGGCGGCCGGGCCGGGACGCCCCGGTGCCCGACGCGGAGCTGGCCAGGGCGCTGGGCGCGGCCGTGCGCGGTGAGGTGGACGCGGGGCCGGGCGCCCGCGCGCTCGCCACCATGGACGCCTCCAACTACCGCCGCGTCCCCCTCGCGGTGGTCGCCCCCCGCGACGCCGACGACATCGCCGCCGCCCTGGCCGTGTGCCGCGAGCACGGCGCCCCCGTCGTGGCGCGCGGCGGCGGCACGTCCATCGGCGGGCAGGCCACCGGCACCGGCGTCGTCCTGGACCTCACCCGCCACCTGCGGGCCGTCCTGGACGTGGACCCGGCCGCCCGCACCGCCACCGTGCAGCCCGGCGTCGTCCTGGACCGGCTGCGCGAGGCGGTACGCCCGTACGGGCTCACCTTCGGCCCCGACCCGTCCACGCACAGCCGCTGCACCCTCGGCGGCATGATCGGCAACAACGCCTGCGGCGCCCACTCCGTCGCCTGGGGCACCACCGCCGACAACGTCCGCGAGCTGACCGTCCACACCTACCGGGGCGCCGCCCTCCGCCTCGGGCCGGACGGCCGGGGCGCCCCCGACGGCGTGGCCGAGCTGGTCCGCGGCCACCTCGCCGCGATCCGCACCGGCTTCCCGCCCGGCCTGCCCCGCCGCATCTCCGGGTACGCCCTCGACGCCCTCCTCCCCGAGCGCGGCGCCGACACGGCCCGCGCCTTCTGCGGCAGCGAGGGCACCCTCGGCGTGGTGAGCGAGGCCGTCGTCCGGCTGGTCGAGGAGCCGGCCGCCCGCGCGCTCGCCGTCCTCGGCTACGCCGACGAGAGCGCCGCCGCCGAGGCCGCGCCCGGACTGCTCCCGCTGGGCCCGCTCACCGTGGAGGGCATGGCGGAGGACCTGGTCCGCGACCCGGCCGCCCGCGCCCGGCTGCCGCGCGGGGCGGCCTGGCTGTTCGTGGAGACCGGCGGGGCCAGCCCGGCCGAGGCCGCCGCGCACGCCCGCGCCGTGCTGCGCGCCGCCGACGCGCTGGACGGCGCCGTCGTCGCCGACCCGGCCGGGCGGCGCGCGCTGTGGCGGGTGCGGGAGGACGCCGCCGGGACCGCGACCCGCACCCCCGACGGCGCCGAGGCGTGGCCCGGCTGGGAGGACTGCGCGGTGCCGCCCGCGCGCCTCGGCCCGTACCTGCGCGACTTCCGCGCCCTGCTCGCCGCGCACGGGCTGCGCGGCACGCCGTACGGGCACTTCGGCGACGGCTGCGTGCACGCGCGGATCGACTTCCGGCTGGACGACCCCGACGGCGTACGGCGCTTCCGCCGCTTCTCGGAGGAGCTGGCCGACCTGGTCGTGGCGCACGGCGGCTCCCTGTCGGGCGAGCACGGCGACGGCATGGCCCGCGCCGAGCTGCTGCCGCGCATGTACGGGGACGAACTGGTCGCGCTGTTCGGCCGGTTCAAGGACCTGTGGGACCCGGACGGCGCGATGAACCCCGGCGTGCTGGCCCGCCCCGCGCCCCTCGACGCGAACCTCCGCTTCGACGTGCTGCCGCGCACCCCCGTCGACGTCGCCTTCGGCTACCCGGACGACGGCGGGGACTTCGGCACCGCCGTGCGGCGCTGCGTCGGCGTCGCCAAGTGCCGCGCCGAGGGGCCCGCCGCCGGGCCGGACGTGATGTGCCCCTCCTACCGGGCGACCGGTGAGGAGCGGCACTCCACGCGCGGCCGGGCCCGCCTCCTGCACGAGATGCTCGCCGGGGAGGTCGTCACCGGCGGCTGGCGGTCCCCGGAGGTGCGGGACGCGCTCGACCTGTGCCTGTCCTGCAAGGGCTGCCGCTCCGACTGCCCGGTCGGCGTCGACATGGCCACGTACAAGGCGGAGTTCCTGCACCACCACTACGCGGGCCGGCTGCGGCCCGCCGCCCACTACGCGATGGGCTCCCTGCCCGCCCTGCTGCGCCTGGCCTCGCCCGCCGCGCCGCTGCTCAACGCCGCCGCGCGGGTCCGGCCGCTCGCCGCGCTCGCCAAGCGGGCCGCGGGCGTGGCGCCGGAGCGGGAGCTTCCGGTGCTGGCCCGCCGGACGTTCCGCGCGTGGGCGTCCCGCCGTACGGCCCCGGAGGGCGCCCCGCGCGCGTACGTGTGGCCCGACACGTTCACCGACCGCTTCACGCCCTCGGTCGGCCGGGCCGCCGTCACCGTCCTGGAGGCGGCGGGCGTCCCGGTCGCGCTGCCGCCGGGCCGGGTGTGCTGCGGGCTCACCTACGTGTCGACGGGCCGCCTGGACCGGGCCCGCGCGGTGATGCGGCGCACCCTCGACGCGCTGGACCCGGTCCTCGCGCGGGGCCTGCCGCTGGTGGTGCTGGAGCCGAGCTGCGCGGCGGCGCTCCGCACGGACCTGCCCGAGCTGCTGCCCGGCGACCCGAGGGCCCGCGCGGTCGCCGGGTCGGTGCGGACGTTCGCGCAGGCGCTGGAGGAGCTGGCGCCGGACTGGAGCCCGCCGCGCCTGGACCGGCCGGCCGCCGGGCAGACCCACTGCCACCAGCACGCCGTCCTGGGGGACGCCGCCGAGCGCCGGCTGCGGGAGCGGGCCGGGCTCACCGGGGAGCTGAGCGGCGGGTGCTGCGGCCTCGCCGGGAACTTCGGCTTCGAGCGCGGCCACTACGAGGTGTCCGTCGCCTGCGCCGAGGACCGGCTGCTGCCCGCGGTCCGCGCCGCCGCGCGCGGCACGGAGCTGCTCGCCGACGGGTTCTCCTGCCGCACGCAGCTCGCCCAGCTCGCCGGCGCCCGCGCCCGCCACCTGGCGGAGGTGCTCGCCGAGGCCCTGCCGGTCGCGCCCGCCGCCCCCCGGCCGGGCGCCCCGCCCTCGGACGCGGCCCGGTGA
- the serC gene encoding phosphoserine transaminase, whose protein sequence is MADIQIPADIKPADGRFGAGPSKVRTEALDALAATGTSLLGTSHRQAPVKNLVGEVRDGVRALFSLPEGYEVVLGNGGSTAFWDIATHGLIENRSQHLSFGEFSSKFAKAAKLAPWLQEPTVISSEPGTHPEPRAEAGVDVYALTHNETSTGVAAPVRRVAGADEGALVLVDATSGAGGLPVDITESDVYYFAPQKSFAADGGLWIGVFSPAALERAARVHASGRHVPEFFSLPTAIDNSLKNQTYNTPALATLFLLNEQLKWMNGQGGLDWAVRRTAASARTLYGWAEESKYASPFVADPAKRSQVIGTIDFSDDVDAAAVAKALRANGVVDTEPYRKLGRNQLRIAMFPAIDPADVEALTACVDYVIGRL, encoded by the coding sequence GTGGCTGATATCCAGATCCCCGCTGACATCAAGCCCGCCGACGGCCGTTTCGGCGCGGGCCCCTCCAAGGTGCGGACGGAGGCGCTGGACGCCCTCGCCGCCACCGGCACGTCCCTCCTCGGCACGTCCCACCGCCAGGCCCCCGTCAAGAACCTCGTGGGCGAGGTCCGCGACGGCGTGCGCGCCCTGTTCTCCCTCCCCGAGGGGTACGAGGTCGTGCTCGGCAACGGCGGCTCCACCGCCTTCTGGGACATCGCGACGCACGGGCTCATCGAGAACCGCTCGCAGCACCTGTCGTTCGGCGAGTTCTCCTCCAAGTTCGCCAAGGCGGCCAAGCTGGCGCCGTGGCTCCAGGAGCCGACCGTCATCTCCTCGGAGCCGGGCACGCACCCGGAGCCGCGCGCCGAGGCGGGCGTCGACGTGTACGCGCTCACCCACAACGAGACCTCCACCGGTGTCGCCGCGCCCGTCCGGCGCGTCGCCGGCGCCGACGAGGGCGCCCTGGTCCTGGTGGACGCCACCTCCGGCGCGGGCGGCCTGCCGGTCGACATCACCGAGTCGGACGTCTACTACTTCGCCCCGCAGAAGTCCTTCGCCGCCGACGGCGGCCTGTGGATCGGCGTGTTCTCCCCCGCCGCGCTGGAGCGGGCCGCCCGCGTCCACGCGTCGGGCCGGCACGTCCCGGAGTTCTTCTCCCTGCCGACGGCGATCGACAACTCCCTGAAGAACCAGACGTACAACACCCCCGCCCTCGCCACGCTGTTCCTGCTGAACGAGCAGCTGAAGTGGATGAACGGGCAGGGCGGCCTGGACTGGGCGGTGCGCCGCACCGCCGCCTCCGCGCGGACGCTGTACGGCTGGGCGGAGGAGTCGAAGTACGCGTCGCCGTTCGTCGCCGACCCGGCCAAGCGGTCGCAGGTCATCGGCACGATCGACTTCTCCGACGACGTCGACGCCGCCGCCGTCGCCAAGGCGCTGCGCGCCAACGGCGTCGTCGACACCGAGCCGTACCGCAAGCTCGGCCGCAACCAGCTGCGCATCGCGATGTTCCCGGCGATCGACCCGGCGGACGTCGAGGCGCTGACGGCCTGCGTCGACTACGTCATCGGCCGGCTGTAG
- a CDS encoding ABC transporter permease has translation MSATAPLPAPGLAPSREQTPAPRPVEGRSRAYWAVADCWSIVRRSLTHYRRKPVYILWQLGFPIVSLLLYGYVFGGAMRPPGGGEGTAADYRNFLMPGMFVMTMAFGFMNTATAVVTDVQKGVTDRFRSMPMASSAVVTGRGVTDLLIACAELAILVLTALVMGWRADGGPAATAGAVALLLWLRFALVWLGVWLGLLLPSAEAAGSLFAVAFPLTMVSGVFVPPSTMPDWLGVIAAWNPLSSTASAARALFGNEVASDGSWIQEHALLMSVVWPLVITAVCLPLAVRRYRALSR, from the coding sequence GTGAGCGCCACCGCGCCCCTCCCCGCCCCCGGCCTCGCCCCCTCCCGAGAACAGACTCCGGCTCCGCGGCCCGTCGAGGGCCGGTCGCGGGCCTACTGGGCGGTGGCGGACTGCTGGAGCATCGTCCGCCGCTCGCTCACCCACTACCGCCGCAAGCCCGTCTACATCCTCTGGCAGCTCGGCTTCCCGATCGTCTCGCTGCTGCTGTACGGCTACGTCTTCGGCGGCGCGATGCGGCCGCCGGGCGGCGGCGAGGGCACGGCCGCCGACTACCGGAACTTCCTGATGCCCGGCATGTTCGTGATGACCATGGCCTTCGGCTTCATGAACACGGCCACGGCCGTGGTCACGGACGTGCAGAAGGGCGTCACCGACCGGTTCCGGTCCATGCCGATGGCCTCCTCGGCGGTGGTCACCGGGCGCGGGGTGACCGACCTGCTGATCGCCTGCGCGGAGCTGGCGATCCTCGTCCTGACGGCCCTGGTCATGGGCTGGCGCGCGGACGGCGGGCCGGCGGCGACGGCGGGAGCGGTCGCCCTGCTGCTGTGGCTGCGGTTCGCCCTCGTCTGGCTGGGGGTGTGGCTGGGGCTGCTGCTGCCGAGCGCGGAGGCGGCCGGTTCGCTGTTCGCCGTGGCGTTCCCCCTGACGATGGTCTCCGGCGTGTTCGTCCCGCCGTCGACGATGCCGGACTGGCTGGGCGTGATCGCCGCGTGGAACCCGCTCTCCTCCACCGCGTCGGCCGCCCGCGCCCTGTTCGGCAACGAGGTGGCGTCGGACGGGAGCTGGATCCAGGAGCACGCCCTGCTGATGTCCGTGGTCTGGCCGCTGGTCATCACGGCCGTCTGCCTCCCGCTGGCCGTGCGCCGCTACCGCGCCCTCAGCCGGTAG